One window of the Wolbachia endosymbiont of Encarsia formosa genome contains the following:
- the folP gene encoding dihydropteroate synthase, translated as MIYISIGSNIGNRLSHLQRATELLKKRYLKDLKSSIILKTKAILPNGAPPDWNKPFLNMIVYGSCSSSPEELLKGLKQIECDIGRPQVYEKWAPRVIDLDILLWDDLTLDIHDLKIPHPELVNRPFLLHLMAMVNKTFAFNVQDCFSKSFTLSPKLMGILNITPDSFSDGGLYYDANRATKQALQLVSDGASIVDLGAQSTRPGASIKTPEEEYERLKPVLDNLSDYMKNGDIEVSIDSFWPDVILNVLKHYNIALVNDQKGDLSSNTLKEVASSGCSVVIMHSLSIPPDKDNIIPHDTDPIDIINNWAENSINKLLGLGFDENSIIIDPGIGFGKSMYQNIQILRSIETLQNFGCKVLVGHSRKSFISSFSIESPSNRDLETIATSAILQNKVDFLRVHNVRDHMRFFVAQAVLKG; from the coding sequence ATGATCTATATTTCTATTGGATCAAATATAGGGAATCGCCTTTCCCATTTACAAAGAGCTACTGAGTTACTAAAGAAGCGCTATTTAAAAGACTTAAAGTCTTCGATCATTCTAAAAACTAAGGCTATTTTACCAAATGGTGCTCCACCTGATTGGAACAAGCCATTTCTCAACATGATTGTCTATGGAAGTTGTTCTTCTTCTCCTGAGGAGCTACTAAAAGGCTTAAAACAAATCGAATGTGATATTGGTCGTCCACAAGTCTACGAAAAATGGGCACCTCGTGTTATTGATTTAGATATTTTGTTATGGGATGATCTAACGCTTGATATACATGACCTTAAAATTCCTCACCCAGAATTAGTAAATAGACCATTTTTGCTCCACTTGATGGCAATGGTTAACAAAACCTTTGCTTTCAATGTTCAAGACTGTTTTTCAAAGAGTTTTACGCTTTCACCAAAGCTTATGGGTATCCTCAATATTACCCCTGATTCATTTTCAGATGGTGGTCTTTATTATGATGCGAATCGAGCAACCAAGCAGGCATTGCAGCTGGTATCAGATGGTGCAAGCATAGTTGATCTTGGAGCTCAATCAACAAGGCCTGGAGCTTCAATAAAGACGCCAGAGGAAGAGTATGAACGTCTAAAACCAGTACTTGATAATCTTAGCGACTATATGAAAAATGGTGATATTGAAGTCAGCATTGATAGTTTTTGGCCAGACGTTATTTTAAACGTTTTGAAGCACTACAATATTGCCTTGGTAAATGATCAGAAGGGAGATCTGAGTAGTAATACCTTAAAAGAAGTTGCTAGCAGTGGGTGTAGTGTCGTTATTATGCATTCACTTTCGATACCACCAGATAAGGACAATATTATTCCACATGACACTGACCCAATTGATATCATAAATAATTGGGCAGAGAATAGCATTAACAAACTACTAGGCCTGGGTTTTGATGAAAATTCAATAATTATTGACCCTGGTATTGGTTTTGGCAAATCTATGTATCAGAATATTCAGATTTTACGCAGTATAGAAACTTTACAAAATTTTGGCTGCAAGGTTTTAGTTGGCCATTCCAGAAAGTCATTTATTTCCTCTTTTTCCATAGAATCTCCCTCTAATAGAGATTTAGAAACAATTGCTACATCTGCTATACTGCAAAATAAGGTTGATTTCCTTAGAGTGCATAATGTACGCGACCACATGAGATTTTTTGTAGCCCAAGCTGTCTTAAAAGGATGA
- the trxA gene encoding thioredoxin, whose product MSDDIKAVNDQNFESEVANHKGFVLVDFWAEWCGPCKSLMPRIEQLAEDRKGKIKICKFDIDGETEVPSKYGIQSIPTLIIFQDGKEVARKIGSISDLQSWVDSEISE is encoded by the coding sequence ATGAGTGATGATATTAAAGCGGTAAATGATCAAAATTTCGAATCTGAAGTTGCTAACCACAAAGGATTTGTGCTGGTAGATTTTTGGGCAGAATGGTGTGGGCCATGCAAAAGTCTGATGCCACGTATCGAGCAATTGGCTGAGGATAGAAAAGGCAAGATCAAGATCTGCAAGTTCGACATAGATGGAGAAACTGAGGTGCCAAGTAAGTATGGAATTCAATCTATACCTACTTTAATCATATTTCAAGATGGTAAGGAAGTTGCACGCAAAATTGGCTCGATAAGTGATTTGCAAAGTTGGGTTGATAGTGAAATAAGCGAGTAG
- a CDS encoding ribonuclease H-like domain-containing protein, which yields MRIFIYKDDLPASAIPNDIKSIAVDTEAMGLLHGRDRLCLVQLSFDDGNAHLIQFKNDYTAPNLRKILEDKNIIKIFHFARFDVSIIHYYLKIWALPCYCTKIASRLVRTYTDSHSLKELCLELLDIKLNKQQQSSDWGNENLTDKQKSYAAYDVLYLHRIKEKLDLMLERENRKELAEKCFEFLSTRIELDSMGWGNVDIFNHQVLCKTL from the coding sequence ATGAGAATATTTATATATAAAGACGACCTGCCAGCCAGTGCAATACCGAATGATATAAAATCTATAGCTGTTGATACAGAGGCAATGGGGCTACTTCATGGTAGAGATAGATTATGCCTTGTGCAGCTCTCTTTTGATGATGGCAACGCTCATTTGATTCAATTTAAAAACGATTATACAGCTCCAAATTTGAGAAAAATATTAGAGGATAAAAATATAATCAAAATATTTCACTTTGCGCGGTTTGATGTAAGTATAATACATTATTATTTAAAAATCTGGGCACTGCCTTGCTATTGCACGAAAATAGCCTCACGTTTAGTTCGCACTTATACAGATAGTCATAGCTTAAAAGAGTTGTGCTTAGAACTACTTGATATAAAACTAAACAAGCAACAGCAATCTTCTGATTGGGGAAATGAAAATTTAACAGACAAGCAAAAAAGTTATGCTGCATATGATGTTTTATATCTCCATAGAATAAAGGAAAAGCTAGATTTAATGCTGGAACGTGAAAATAGAAAAGAATTAGCCGAAAAGTGCTTTGAATTTCTTTCCACTCGTATTGAGCTAGATTCAATGGGTTGGGGAAATGTAGATATTTTTAACCATCAGGTTTTATGCAAAACACTTTGA
- a CDS encoding CADD family putative folate metabolism protein, with amino-acid sequence MTFVQSLNNQLDSLHLLKHPFYESWNEGRLSLQALQTYPKEYYHHVAAFPRYISGIHSLCPNLKMRQVLLGNLIEEEQVDENHPELWQRFAEGLGVARSELCENAQIKETRELVDGYFDIVKSDFAAGLGALYAYERQTPEVSKSKIECLKKHYSINDERSLKFFTVHMEADEWHSEECANLIADLNEEEREKVMQGAEKGAKLLWGFLDGMMNVDVCH; translated from the coding sequence ATGACATTTGTTCAATCACTTAATAATCAATTAGATAGTTTACACTTATTAAAACACCCGTTTTACGAGTCATGGAATGAAGGTAGATTAAGCCTGCAGGCTCTGCAAACCTACCCTAAGGAATATTATCACCATGTTGCTGCTTTTCCTCGTTATATCAGCGGTATACATTCCTTGTGTCCGAATTTGAAAATGCGGCAAGTTTTACTTGGTAATTTAATAGAGGAAGAACAAGTCGACGAGAATCACCCAGAATTATGGCAGCGTTTTGCTGAAGGACTGGGAGTAGCACGTTCAGAACTTTGTGAAAATGCACAAATTAAGGAGACACGAGAATTAGTTGATGGTTATTTTGACATTGTAAAATCAGATTTTGCAGCAGGTCTTGGAGCTCTGTACGCTTATGAACGTCAAACTCCAGAGGTTTCTAAGTCTAAAATTGAATGTCTGAAAAAACACTATTCAATAAATGATGAGCGTTCTCTCAAATTTTTTACCGTTCATATGGAAGCTGATGAGTGGCATTCTGAAGAATGTGCAAACCTTATTGCAGATTTAAACGAAGAAGAACGAGAGAAAGTTATGCAAGGCGCTGAAAAAGGAGCAAAACTCTTATGGGGTTTTCTTGATGGCATGATGAATGTTGATGTTTGTCATTAA
- a CDS encoding ankyrin repeat domain-containing protein, producing MDLSKLKEVLDVVSQKDCNEDNIIQEIKEESQKRCLDFYQEWERSNFNIDHKICIYHDDNIIEDTTLSHLAIDDGHINIVNLLIENGASINAVKEFKRYGKVDEANFSPRTINTISGYSLLYSAIKNGNESLVRSLIDRGADVNVRATDGWTFLHCAAANGNENIVNLLIQNNANVNDRVLSKTYPSRAISFLAQSNEDICGKIPSDKGPVFRDYSFTSLHFSALNVHCNIVNILIENGADPLLYERIGNLNTPKANLTPLDLAAANDHYDIVKLFIENGTNPLLKNKEGKISRAYAKDKNIIDLLKKAENKYLYNQIIKVSVVCGGIAAVAVTIGCIAVNIELATAIILAAATFVMGTCIVGSVTYFVNKPSSKLMKPA from the coding sequence ATGGACTTAAGTAAACTAAAAGAAGTATTGGATGTAGTATCACAAAAAGATTGTAACGAAGATAATATCATTCAAGAGATAAAGGAGGAGTCACAAAAAAGATGCCTTGATTTTTACCAAGAATGGGAAAGAAGTAATTTCAATATAGATCATAAAATTTGCATTTATCATGATGACAATATTATTGAAGATACTACACTGTCACATCTTGCTATTGATGATGGGCACATAAATATAGTAAATCTTTTAATAGAAAATGGGGCAAGTATTAATGCAGTAAAAGAGTTTAAACGTTATGGGAAGGTTGATGAAGCTAACTTTAGTCCACGTACTATTAATACGATAAGTGGATACTCTCTTTTATATTCTGCTATTAAGAATGGCAACGAGAGTCTAGTAAGATCTTTAATAGATAGAGGTGCAGATGTGAATGTAAGAGCAACAGATGGATGGACTTTCTTACATTGTGCTGCTGCTAATGGTAATGAAAATATAGTAAATCTTTTAATACAGAACAATGCAAATGTTAACGATAGGGTACTAAGTAAGACATATCCTTCTAGGGCAATAAGTTTTTTAGCACAGAGCAATGAAGATATTTGCGGCAAGATACCAAGTGATAAGGGACCTGTTTTCAGGGATTATTCCTTTACCTCTTTACATTTTTCTGCCCTAAATGTCCATTGTAACATAGTAAATATTTTGATAGAAAATGGAGCAGACCCCTTATTATATGAGAGAATTGGAAATTTAAATACTCCTAAGGCCAACTTGACTCCTTTAGATCTTGCTGCCGCTAATGATCATTATGACATAGTAAAATTGTTTATAGAAAATGGAACGAATCCTTTATTGAAAAACAAGGAAGGTAAAATTTCGAGAGCCTATGCTAAAGATAAAAATATTATAGACTTACTTAAAAAAGCAGAAAATAAATATTTGTACAATCAAATAATAAAGGTTAGTGTTGTTTGTGGTGGTATAGCTGCAGTGGCAGTAACTATTGGGTGTATTGCTGTAAATATTGAATTAGCTACAGCTATTATTCTTGCAGCTGCTACATTTGTAATGGGAACTTGCATTGTTGGCAGTGTTACATACTTCGTAAATAAACCCAGCAGTAAATTAATGAAGCCAGCCTAA
- a CDS encoding lipase family protein has product MKEYDDEFEIIEDYEFINRADPNEPCSLPSEYKIDESIVKIAGFDREKLLEMGNFCKISYGDDDGKLSKKRCNNLAQRAYKTEFETEEDFEIVPYTEKMYKTRAELISEGYEIIPFGNSFEKDAGHVFIKGKEITIAYHGTRLSQSVNDGITDINVLFATSEFLPEGGRIHCGFYNSFMDSWPNLYGILKSHAEKQGSEIKDFKINLTGHSMGGAIAKIAALCLNKTEGAEDVHVATFGDRRVFDLTASEFYNDVLQEKTIRVTQHRQDPVPAVSPGICGYAHVGAQLRISVPEGYFVHQIDGYHEAIQIMDEKDFRSNNNVSLFYYPSRILSRINCAVLGNAQYYAANLGNYILGGQNFF; this is encoded by the coding sequence ATGAAAGAATATGACGATGAATTTGAGATCATTGAAGATTATGAATTTATAAATCGTGCTGATCCAAATGAGCCATGTTCTTTACCTTCTGAATATAAAATAGATGAAAGTATTGTAAAAATTGCAGGATTTGATAGAGAGAAATTATTAGAAATGGGTAATTTCTGCAAGATAAGCTATGGCGATGATGATGGTAAATTAAGTAAAAAAAGATGTAACAACCTAGCTCAAAGAGCGTACAAAACTGAATTTGAAACTGAAGAAGATTTTGAAATTGTTCCATATACTGAAAAAATGTATAAAACTAGAGCTGAACTCATCAGCGAAGGTTATGAAATTATTCCATTTGGTAATAGCTTTGAAAAAGATGCTGGTCACGTTTTTATAAAAGGTAAAGAAATAACAATAGCTTACCATGGTACTCGTCTGAGCCAGAGTGTTAATGATGGAATTACTGATATAAATGTACTTTTTGCTACTTCGGAATTTTTACCTGAAGGTGGAAGAATTCATTGTGGTTTCTATAATTCATTTATGGATTCATGGCCTAATCTGTATGGCATTTTGAAATCTCATGCTGAAAAACAGGGATCAGAAATCAAGGATTTTAAAATTAATCTCACAGGTCACAGTATGGGAGGAGCTATTGCTAAGATAGCTGCTTTATGCCTCAATAAAACAGAAGGAGCTGAAGATGTTCATGTTGCAACTTTTGGTGATCGACGAGTTTTCGATCTTACTGCTAGTGAATTTTATAATGATGTTCTTCAAGAAAAAACCATTAGAGTAACTCAACATAGACAAGACCCAGTACCAGCGGTATCACCTGGTATTTGTGGTTATGCTCATGTAGGTGCACAATTGAGAATATCAGTACCTGAAGGATATTTTGTTCATCAAATAGATGGTTATCATGAAGCCATTCAAATAATGGATGAAAAGGATTTCCGATCGAACAATAACGTTTCTCTCTTTTATTACCCTTCGAGAATATTAAGTCGAATTAACTGTGCAGTTTTAGGTAATGCTCAATATTATGCTGCTAATTTAGGTAATTATATTCTTGGTGGACAAAATTTTTTCTAG
- a CDS encoding dihydroneopterin aldolase has protein sequence MVACNLLISDLRLWVHLGCSAEEKSSPQLVSIEVDFTFKSPPSGITTDQLKDTICYLEVVQNIQSLVQGKQFNLIEHLTHKIYRAINNLLLRKKHIISSVRVTTHKIAPPVPGVHGVVFFTYCNELQE, from the coding sequence GTGGTAGCATGTAATCTTCTTATATCTGATTTACGGCTTTGGGTTCATTTGGGATGTAGTGCAGAAGAGAAGTCTTCTCCCCAATTGGTGAGTATTGAAGTTGATTTCACTTTTAAATCTCCTCCTTCAGGGATTACAACTGATCAACTTAAAGATACTATCTGCTATTTGGAAGTAGTGCAAAATATTCAATCTCTTGTTCAGGGCAAGCAATTTAATTTAATCGAGCATTTAACTCATAAGATATACAGAGCCATTAATAACCTTTTGCTGCGAAAGAAGCATATTATTTCTTCTGTCAGGGTGACTACTCACAAAATCGCACCACCAGTTCCTGGTGTGCATGGGGTCGTTTTTTTTACTTACTGTAATGAATTGCAAGAATGA
- a CDS encoding dihydrofolate reductase — translation MKIIGIMAVDPNGVIGINNDLPWRYPSEFKHFCQVTDKQVIVMGRKTFETVPQSILKNRTPIVFSRNKCFNRGPKCTVVSSMQEFLSIQSSSQVFVIGGAQIAHLFLEHNLISEFIITEIHKPYKGDTYLNLAFFDGWNKTILVRTEDYTIFNCIRSAE, via the coding sequence ATGAAGATTATTGGAATTATGGCTGTTGACCCTAATGGGGTAATTGGAATAAATAATGATTTGCCCTGGCGTTATCCAAGTGAGTTTAAACATTTTTGTCAAGTGACCGACAAACAAGTTATTGTGATGGGAAGAAAGACATTTGAAACCGTGCCTCAAAGCATACTAAAGAATCGTACACCTATTGTTTTCTCCCGTAACAAGTGTTTTAATAGAGGTCCAAAATGTACTGTTGTCTCTTCCATGCAAGAATTTCTGTCAATTCAAAGTAGTTCTCAAGTCTTTGTGATTGGTGGGGCACAAATAGCACACCTTTTTTTAGAGCATAACCTAATCTCAGAATTTATTATAACTGAAATTCACAAGCCCTATAAGGGTGATACATACCTCAATTTAGCATTTTTTGATGGATGGAATAAAACTATTCTCGTCAGAACAGAAGACTATACTATATTCAATTGTATCCGTTCAGCAGAGTAG
- a CDS encoding 3'-5' exonuclease: MLNSLLVFDIETIPDVNSCKNLLNISDDGSVKEKRDALTKYHLEITNGQNSFLRQPFHLVVVISFLLCSITRQSGYEMFTLQEIRSGGTVNSNEKELIKGFFNYISEKKPRLVSFNGRTFDIPVLKYRAMIHGIQAEYFHKAGDKWNSYNQRYSSDWHCDLLESLSDFGASARVKMNEVCAAFNLPGKIGVDGSQVMGLYDSGKIQEIRDYCETDVINTYLIYLRFMHHQGRITTESYNKSIEELLLECEKKEHLKKFKEECCGKDFYIELK; the protein is encoded by the coding sequence ATGCTTAATTCTTTGTTAGTATTTGATATTGAAACTATACCAGATGTAAATTCCTGCAAGAATTTACTAAATATTAGTGATGATGGTAGTGTAAAAGAGAAAAGAGATGCGTTAACAAAGTATCATCTTGAAATAACAAATGGGCAAAACTCTTTCCTGCGTCAGCCTTTCCACCTTGTTGTAGTTATTAGTTTTTTACTTTGTAGTATAACACGCCAGAGCGGTTATGAAATGTTCACACTACAAGAAATAAGATCTGGAGGAACAGTAAACTCCAATGAAAAAGAGCTAATAAAGGGATTTTTTAACTACATATCAGAGAAAAAGCCAAGACTAGTTTCGTTCAATGGACGTACTTTTGATATACCAGTGCTGAAATATCGCGCTATGATTCATGGCATCCAAGCAGAATATTTTCATAAAGCTGGCGATAAGTGGAACAGTTACAATCAGAGATACAGTAGTGATTGGCATTGTGATTTACTTGAATCTCTCTCTGATTTTGGAGCTTCTGCAAGAGTGAAAATGAATGAGGTGTGTGCAGCATTTAATCTTCCTGGTAAGATTGGAGTCGATGGTTCACAAGTTATGGGCTTATACGATAGTGGTAAAATACAAGAAATTCGCGATTATTGCGAAACAGATGTAATTAATACTTATTTGATTTACTTGAGATTCATGCATCATCAAGGAAGAATTACTACAGAAAGCTATAATAAGAGCATAGAAGAATTGCTTTTAGAGTGTGAAAAAAAAGAACACCTAAAAAAATTTAAAGAAGAGTGTTGCGGTAAGGATTTTTATATTGAACTTAAATGA
- the era gene encoding GTPase Era has translation MKEEKCLFVTIAGLPNAGKSTLINSIVGKKIAIVTPKVQTTRTQVRGVAVCNNAQIVFTDSPGVFSAETNLEKALVKSAWGAVKDSDITLLLVDVNNYLKNIERIKTIFARLERTKGRCILVINKTDLVKKSELKMAHEHLNLLYKFEKIFTISALKNDGLSNLMNYLSEIAPISPWFYEEDQVTDSSADFLSAEITREKLFLNLREELPYSTAVITEQFEEKKDKSLVIKQIIFVLKDNHKKIVLGKDGSSIKKINIEARTELEKLFECKVHLFLFVKVRPWTDRPEEYISNA, from the coding sequence GTGAAAGAAGAAAAATGCTTATTTGTAACGATAGCTGGTTTGCCAAATGCTGGAAAGTCAACGCTAATTAACAGCATCGTAGGCAAGAAAATTGCAATTGTCACCCCTAAAGTGCAGACAACAAGGACGCAGGTAAGGGGTGTTGCAGTGTGCAACAATGCGCAAATTGTCTTTACTGACTCTCCAGGAGTGTTTTCAGCAGAAACAAATCTTGAAAAAGCTTTAGTCAAATCTGCATGGGGAGCAGTTAAGGATAGTGACATTACTTTGTTGCTTGTTGATGTAAACAATTACCTAAAAAATATAGAAAGAATAAAAACGATATTTGCACGACTGGAGCGCACAAAAGGCAGATGCATTTTGGTTATCAATAAAACTGATTTAGTAAAGAAATCAGAGCTCAAGATGGCACATGAGCACCTAAATTTGCTTTATAAGTTTGAAAAAATTTTTACGATATCGGCACTGAAGAATGATGGACTTTCTAATTTGATGAATTACTTATCTGAAATTGCACCGATAAGCCCTTGGTTCTATGAAGAAGATCAAGTAACCGATTCCTCAGCTGATTTTTTATCAGCAGAAATTACAAGAGAGAAGTTATTCTTGAACCTACGTGAAGAATTGCCATACTCTACAGCTGTTATAACTGAACAATTTGAGGAAAAAAAAGATAAGAGTTTAGTCATAAAACAGATCATATTTGTATTGAAAGATAATCATAAGAAAATAGTGCTAGGAAAAGACGGCAGTAGCATAAAAAAAATTAATATCGAGGCGCGTACAGAATTGGAAAAGTTATTTGAGTGTAAAGTTCATCTCTTTTTGTTCGTAAAAGTGCGACCTTGGACTGATCGCCCTGAGGAATATATAAGCAATGCTTAA